The following proteins come from a genomic window of Miscanthus floridulus cultivar M001 chromosome 2, ASM1932011v1, whole genome shotgun sequence:
- the LOC136536194 gene encoding uncharacterized protein: MEAFAVLGNGAEASAFIGRGPGRFLGKEDESGREGQKAWARGEERNDVVSLTCGIRNVPVRSASPTLHTELFDMIAFTVNFVLVTNLSTGATKGGWDIPEIKFRHIPDEFIDRVVNQGDMTCVAGGEKLTHPSVQPFIKELVGTVDSVRGLPRELTEKLIRESLQEE; encoded by the exons ATGGAAGCTTTTGCTGTCCTTGGCAATGGTGCCGAGGCGTCAGCTTTTATAGGCAGGGGCCCGGGCCGTTTCCTTGGAAAGGAAGATGAGAGCGGGAGGGAGGGGCAGAAGGCGTGGGCTCGAGGAGAGGAAAGAAACGACGTTGTCTCTCTGACATGTGGGATCAGAAATGTTCCGGTTCGTTCGGCGTCTCCTACACTACACACTGAGCT attcgatatgatagcATTTACCGTTAACTTTGTTCTTGTCACCAACCTGAGCACCGGGGCTACAAAAGGAGGATGGGACATTCCTGAG ATCAAGTTTCGGCACATACCGGACGAGTTCATCGATAGAGTG GTTAATCAGGGCGACATGACCTGCGTGGCCGGCGG cgaaaaGCTGACACATCCCTCAGTACAGCCATTCATCAAAGAATTG GTCGGCACGGTGGATAGCGTTCGAGGTCTTCCACGCGAGCTCACCGAGAAGCTTATTCGAGAATCGCTGCAAGAAGAGTGA